The sequence TCATCCAGGTGAGCATGGGTATCTATAAGCATCACACGTTCTCCTTTCAGAAGCTTTGACTTGTTATGTTACCTTTAATCCTGTCGATAGGCTTCCGCTAGCATTTTAGCATGTTCAAATTCTCTATCGCATTACCTTCTTTTTATTACGTTACCTTCAGCCCTGACGGCAGGTCTCTGTCAATGGTTAAGACTGCCAGCCTCTTATCCCCCTTATCCGAGGCCGCCAAAATCATCCCCTGGGATTCTACACCCCTTAATTTTACGGGCTTCAAATTTGCTACAAGGACCACCTTCTTACCTTCCAGATCCTCCGGGGAATAGAATTGGGCAATCCCCGAAACTACCTGCCGTTTTTCTCCACCTACATCCAGTTCAAGTTTCAAAAGCTTATCGGCCCCTTCTATCCGTTCTGCCTTGAGGACATCAGCAACCCTCAAATCCAGTTTTGCAAAATCATCAATAGTTATATAATCCGCATTTCCATTGTTTTCTCGTTTTACAGTTTTCCCTTTATTTCCTTCACTGCTTTTTTCGTTATTTCTATCCTGTTTCTGTAAAACATCGGTTTTATTATCTCCATTTTCCTCAATTCTGGGGAAAATGGGCTGACCCCTGCTAACCTTTATTCCCGGCTGAAGGTTGCCCCATTTAAGTACACTCTCCCAGGTGCCGAGGTTTTCATCCTTTATTCCCAGCTGTGACCATATCTTCCGGGGTGTATTGGGCATAAAGGGGGAGATTAACACGGAGATTATCCTTATGGCCTCGGCAAGGTTATAAAGCACGGTCCCCAGTCTGTCTTTGCTGTTTTCGTCTTTAGCAATGACCCAGGGCATTGTCTCATCTATATACTTGTTTGTCCTGCCTATAAGCCTCCATATCTCTGACAGGGCATTAGAAAACTGGAGCTTGTTCATCAATTCCTCTACCCTTAACGGGGTCTCAACAGCCATATTTATCAGGTCCCGGTCATAATCCCCTTCTTCTTGGGGAGCAGGAATACAGCCGCCGAAATATTTCTCTATCATTGTTACAGTCCTGTTTATGAGGTTCCCAAGGTCATTGGCCAGGTCATAATTTATCCTGTCTATGAGGGCCCGGTTTGAGAAAACACCATCGGCACCAAAGGGAATCTCACGCAAGAGGAAATACCTTACGGCATCTACCCCGTATTTCTCTACCAGGATAACGGGATCTATTACATTGCCTTTCGATTTTGACATCTTACCCCCTTCCAGGATAAGCCACCCGTGACCGAAGACCTGCTTTGGAAGCTCGATACCCAAAGCCATAAGCATAATGGGCCATATGATGGTATGAAACCTCACTATCTCTTTGCCCACCAGATGGACATCTGCCGGCCAGTACCTTTTGAATTTCGAGTCATCTTCCGTCTCATAGCCCAATGCAGTAATATAGTTGGAAAGGGCATCTATCCATACATAAATAACATGATCGGGGTCAAAGGAAACCGGGATACCCCATTTAAAACTGGTCCTGGATACACACAGGTCTTCAAGGCCGGGTTTTAAGAAGTTGTTTATCATCTCATTCTGCCTCGATGGCGGTTGAATGAATTCCGGGTTGTTTTTTATATATTCCATCATCCTGTCCTGGTATTTGGACAGCCTGAAGAAATACGCTTCTTCCTTGATCAGTTCCACATCCCTGCCGCAGTCAGGGCATTTACCGTCATTTAACTGCCTTTCCGTCCAGAAGGCTTCACACGGTGTGCAGTACCATCCTTCATATTCACCCTTATAAATATCCCCCTGGTCATATAGCTTTTTGAATATCTTCTGGACTGCCTTTTTGTGCCTTTCATCAGTAGTCCGTATAAAATCATCATTGGATATATCCAGTATTGACCACAGTTTCTTTATACCGGCCACAATCCTGTCCACATATTCTTTGGGTTCCATTCCCTTCTCCGTAGCTATCCTTTCTATCTTCTGGCCGTGCTCATCGGTTCCGGTCAGGAAGAACACATCATAACCGGTAAGCCTTTTGAATCTGGCCATCGCATCGGCAGCAACGGTAGTATACGAATGACCTATATGAAGTTTATCACTGGGATAATATATTGGTGTTGTAATGTAAAAGGTTTTTCTTTTTGACAGCATACAGCAACCTCCTCACCTATCAATTTCAATTTTCCCTTTTCCCAATATTAAACCCTGACCTTTTTATCCGTTTAACCTTGAAATAAATAAAAAACCTCACCTCCTGAATTTTTTTCAGGGGCGAGGATTGTTACCCCGCGGTACCACCCTAGTTCACCGCAGCTTCACAGCTGCAGCCTCAACAGGTAAGAACTTTTACCTAAGGGTTATAACGGTCCCTCCTTATCCGGGATTCCGTTGCAGCCTACTCCGGTTTCAGCTGCAAAGTTCAGGGGCCATCTTCAATATGGTTCCCGACACCGGCTCTCACCCCTCCGGCTCTCTTTAGTCAGGTTCCATATCTACTCTTCCCGTCATTACTTTTGAAGATATTTTTGCCTTTTTCATATTAAAAATATACAAAAATATTAGGTTTATGTCAAGTTCAGGGGTGTTTTTTTCTGCGCCTGAATGACTTTTTCCCCCTTCCTACCTACCTATTTAAATTTTAGAGAATAAAAAAATACAAATAATTATCCAAAAAAAAAATAAAAAAAAATTAATAAACATACATAAAAAGTTATTGACTGTTATTGGCATATCTGGTATACTCTAGGTACGGATGTCGAAATATGTAATATTTTAAATAATTTAATGTAAGGGGGCAAAAAATGAGATGAAATCAACGGGTATTGTAAGAAAAGTAGATGAACTGGGAAGGGTGGTAATTCCAATTGAGCTTAGGAGAACGCTGGGTATAGCAGAAAAAGACGCTCTAGAAATCTATGTAGATGCTGATAAGATAATATTAAAGAAATACCAGCCGGCATGTATTTTTTGCGGCACAGCAGAAAACATGACATCTTTCATGGGCAAAAATATCTGCGGAAACTGTATTGAAGAGCTAAAGAAATAGAAACAACTTAATTTGGCTAAAGTAAAGTCCTTGTTTACTTAACAAGGACTTTATTATTTCACAAAATAAAAGATGATTCTACTGTAAAAACCTATTTTATTGTCTCGGCACTACTTTATAGGTGTTAACCTTTAAAACATACACTATAAAAAGATACAAAAGAAAACTTTAAAACTTTCTACTGTAGAATCAAAGATAAGGTTTTGTAAAAAAATATCGAAAGATTTATTGACTCGTAAATATTTCTCTTTCGTATTCAATGTGTCTTTTTGCCGCCTCTAAGGCCTTTTCCTCTTTTCTAGCCAGTATCCCCGTCATGATCTCTTTATGCTGGGCTAAGAGTTCCCCCCGCCGAAAAGACCCTATTGATACGCTGCTGTATTGTTTTACTAGCAAGTCCATAAGCATTCTCAGCGTATCTTTTAAGACAAGATTACGGGTCAATTGAGCTATGCCGGTATGAAAATCCACATCTTGTTTGAAGAGCCTGTTTAAAGCTGATTTTCCACCGATTTCAGATTCAAGGGACTTTTTTATTCTATAGAGGTCTTCATCAGCGGCACGGTTAACAGCAAGTTTTACCACTTTTAACTCTATAATTTCCCTGGTTTCCAATATGTCAAGGACTTGGGCTTTTTCAAGGTTTAGCTGGTGCTTCTTTAAGGAGAAATAATCGGTTTTATAATAGTCTTTTAGAAACCTCCCTCCCCCCGGTATGCTTTCAATAATCCCTTTGGACTCCAGTACCCGGAAGGCCTCCCTTAGTATACTTCTGCTCACCCCCATGGTCTTCATCATTTCTCTTTCCGGAGGGAACTTGTCTCCGGGTTTAATCTGACCACTGTCAATCAAACCCTTTATCTGGTCAATTACACTTTCATAAAGCCTCACACTCTTGACCGGTTGGAAATTCATAAAACACCCTCCTTCACATTTCCATACCCAGTTCCTTGGAACGCTGTGCAGCCCTGTTAATGGCCTTAATCAAGGAATTCCTGAAACCCGCCTTTTCGAGAACTGTTAGGCCTGCAAAGGTAGTCCCCCCGGGTGAGGTAACCTTTTGTCGTAAGGCTGTTGGTTCCTCCCCTGTCTCAATGAGCATCCTGGCAGCACCCAGCACGGTTTGAACGGCTAGCTCCTTTGAAACTTCAGAACTTAGCCCTGCTTTTATGCCGGCATCAACCATCGCTTCAATCATCAGGTAAACATAGGCCGGGCCGCTTCCACTGAGGCCGGTAACAGCATCCAGAGCCGTTTCTTCTACAACTATAACCTTACCTATGGAAGAAAAGATCTCCCTCCCAATAGCCTCATCTTCTTTATCAGCATATTTACCTAGAGCCAGAGCCGTAGCAGATTCTTTTACAAGGCATGAAGTATTGGGCATAGCCCTTATAATCGGGACTTCTTTTCCCACTAGGGTTTGAATCAGGTCTGTACCTATCCCGGCAACTACGGAGAGGATTAAATGAGATCGCGTTACATGTACCTTAATGGTCTTCAACACCTCTCTTACATCTTTCGGCTTGACGGCAAGAATGATAATATCAGCCATTTGAAGCATTAGGGCTTTGTCATAGGTTATATTTACGCCCCATTTTTCTCCCAGTTTGTTCAACTTAGCCCTGTCAGATTTATTTGTAACGTAAATACTTTCGGGTTTTATCAGGTTTGAACTTAACAGTCCCCAAATCATTGCCTGAGCCATAGAGCCTGCTCCGATAAAACAGATTTTTTTGCCTTCAAGCATGACTCCTTCCTCCTTAGAAACATCTCAAAATTTCATTCAATTAAAAAACCCTTTCGTCCAAATATGAAGGACGAAAGGGTATACTTCCGCGGTACCACCTTGCTTGATCCCTGTGAAGGGACCCACCTCTATAAGAGTACGCCTTAATTCTTTAAGGTTATACTCCCCCTTTGATAACGGACGGGAACCCGAACAGGTTTATCACCTGTAGCTCCGGGGTGGGTTCAGAAAACTTCAGCGGCAGAACCTCCCAGCTTCCCAGGTTCTGCTCTCTGGGCGCCTCTAGAATTCCTACTATTCCCCTTCTTAGCCTTTATCGAACTGCATTAATTTTAAATATATTTTATCAAACACCAGGTATTATGTCAAGGGTATTTTAGTGTGAGTTGTGATTATCTACCCTGAAAATAAAGTATTACCATTTTCATCCATCGGATGGTGAGGCCAGGGCTTCAAGAAAGTCTTGTGATAATGTCACCTTATAATTATCGTGATAAAATGTTACTATAAAGAAAAGTATTTTAGTGTGAGGATGCCCTTTTATATAAGATTCACAAACCGTTTGAACTTTAGTATAATAAACTAAAAGCTACAGTTCCTTCCCGATGGTAATGGTTTTTACATATTTTTTATTTTACAGGAGGTTTGCCTGATGAACAGAACGGTATTAACAATGGCCATAGTTCGAATTATTTTCGGTCTTATGAGCCTTTCCGGCGCCTTTTTAATGTTAAAATTTAATCAGGTGGAAAAGGCCCTCAGGATAAACGGAATCCTGGGTTCCATAGGCCCTTTCGTCTTTATTTTTGTAAGCGGTCTGGGTATTGCAAGCCTTGCAGGGAAGCTCCCATTAGAAAAATTGGTAATGATTACAATCGGTATGGTTTTAATCCTTTTTGGAACAAGGTAACTCAACGGAGACATCATAAACCTCTCTTTTGGCAATACCCCTATCCCGGGCCACCAGTTTTATGGCCTCTTTTTTGCTCTTTCCCGCTTTCATGTAAAGGAGAAGATGTTCCTCAACGGCCAAACCTTCCCAGTTTTTTAAGCCTTTTTCCCGCCCATCTTCAGCACCAGAAATCACCAGAGTAAATTCCCCCCTGGGCTTTTCTCTTTCAAATTTTTCAATGGCTTCACTAATTTTACCCCGGAATACTTCCTGAAATAACTTTGTCAGTTCCCTTACAACAGCTACGTCTCTGTCTCCCATAACCTTAAAAATGGATCTTAAGCAGTCCAGCAGCCTGTGGGGGGCTTCATATATTACGATCGTCCTTTCATCGCTTTTAATATTTTCAAGGAAGGCTTCTCTATCCTTTTTATGCCTTGGAAGGAACCCTTCAAAAACGAACCTCCGGGTGGAAAGCCCAGATACGGCCAGGGCCGATATGCAGGCCGACGGTCCCGGTAATATATCCACGGGAATACCGTCTTTTATAACCTCGTTTACAAGGTCTGCCCCCGGATCTGAAATGCCCGGTGTCCCGGCATCGGATACAAGGGCAACACTCTTGCCCCGTTTTAAAAAATCTACCAGTTTTTCACCTATTTCCTTTTTATTGTGTTCATGATAGCTGACCAATGGTGTATTAATTCCGTAATGGTTCAAAAGTTTCCTGGTGTTGCGGGTATCCTCAGCAGCAATCAGATCCACTTCTTTCAAGACCTTCAGAACCCTCAGGGTAATATCTTCTAGATTCCCTATAGGTGTAGCACACAGGTAGAGTTTACCCATTTCATTCTCTTTTAAAATAGAATCCATTAATTCCCCTTCCATTTTTTTCACCACACCCATCAATTTAAAATGTTAAATTTATTTAGTG is a genomic window of Koleobacter methoxysyntrophicus containing:
- the metG gene encoding methionine--tRNA ligase, translating into MLSKRKTFYITTPIYYPSDKLHIGHSYTTVAADAMARFKRLTGYDVFFLTGTDEHGQKIERIATEKGMEPKEYVDRIVAGIKKLWSILDISNDDFIRTTDERHKKAVQKIFKKLYDQGDIYKGEYEGWYCTPCEAFWTERQLNDGKCPDCGRDVELIKEEAYFFRLSKYQDRMMEYIKNNPEFIQPPSRQNEMINNFLKPGLEDLCVSRTSFKWGIPVSFDPDHVIYVWIDALSNYITALGYETEDDSKFKRYWPADVHLVGKEIVRFHTIIWPIMLMALGIELPKQVFGHGWLILEGGKMSKSKGNVIDPVILVEKYGVDAVRYFLLREIPFGADGVFSNRALIDRINYDLANDLGNLINRTVTMIEKYFGGCIPAPQEEGDYDRDLINMAVETPLRVEELMNKLQFSNALSEIWRLIGRTNKYIDETMPWVIAKDENSKDRLGTVLYNLAEAIRIISVLISPFMPNTPRKIWSQLGIKDENLGTWESVLKWGNLQPGIKVSRGQPIFPRIEENGDNKTDVLQKQDRNNEKSSEGNKGKTVKRENNGNADYITIDDFAKLDLRVADVLKAERIEGADKLLKLELDVGGEKRQVVSGIAQFYSPEDLEGKKVVLVANLKPVKLRGVESQGMILAASDKGDKRLAVLTIDRDLPSGLKVT
- a CDS encoding AbrB/MazE/SpoVT family DNA-binding domain-containing protein, whose protein sequence is MKSTGIVRKVDELGRVVIPIELRRTLGIAEKDALEIYVDADKIILKKYQPACIFCGTAENMTSFMGKNICGNCIEELKK
- a CDS encoding FadR/GntR family transcriptional regulator; this encodes MNFQPVKSVRLYESVIDQIKGLIDSGQIKPGDKFPPEREMMKTMGVSRSILREAFRVLESKGIIESIPGGGRFLKDYYKTDYFSLKKHQLNLEKAQVLDILETREIIELKVVKLAVNRAADEDLYRIKKSLESEIGGKSALNRLFKQDVDFHTGIAQLTRNLVLKDTLRMLMDLLVKQYSSVSIGSFRRGELLAQHKEIMTGILARKEEKALEAAKRHIEYEREIFTSQ
- the proC gene encoding pyrroline-5-carboxylate reductase, producing MLEGKKICFIGAGSMAQAMIWGLLSSNLIKPESIYVTNKSDRAKLNKLGEKWGVNITYDKALMLQMADIIILAVKPKDVREVLKTIKVHVTRSHLILSVVAGIGTDLIQTLVGKEVPIIRAMPNTSCLVKESATALALGKYADKEDEAIGREIFSSIGKVIVVEETALDAVTGLSGSGPAYVYLMIEAMVDAGIKAGLSSEVSKELAVQTVLGAARMLIETGEEPTALRQKVTSPGGTTFAGLTVLEKAGFRNSLIKAINRAAQRSKELGMEM
- a CDS encoding DUF2619 domain-containing protein, which translates into the protein MNRTVLTMAIVRIIFGLMSLSGAFLMLKFNQVEKALRINGILGSIGPFVFIFVSGLGIASLAGKLPLEKLVMITIGMVLILFGTR
- the rsmI gene encoding 16S rRNA (cytidine(1402)-2'-O)-methyltransferase, producing the protein MGVVKKMEGELMDSILKENEMGKLYLCATPIGNLEDITLRVLKVLKEVDLIAAEDTRNTRKLLNHYGINTPLVSYHEHNKKEIGEKLVDFLKRGKSVALVSDAGTPGISDPGADLVNEVIKDGIPVDILPGPSACISALAVSGLSTRRFVFEGFLPRHKKDREAFLENIKSDERTIVIYEAPHRLLDCLRSIFKVMGDRDVAVVRELTKLFQEVFRGKISEAIEKFEREKPRGEFTLVISGAEDGREKGLKNWEGLAVEEHLLLYMKAGKSKKEAIKLVARDRGIAKREVYDVSVELPCSKKD